NNNNNNNNNNNNNNNNNNNNNNNNNNNNNNNNNNNNNNNNNNNNNNNNNNNNNNNNNNNNNNNNNNNNNNNNNNNNNNNNNNNNNNNNNNNNNNNNNNNNNNNNNNNNNNNNNNNNNNNNNNNNNNNNNNNNNNNNNNNNNNNNNNNNNNNNNNNNNNNNNNNNNNNNNNNNNNNNNNNNNNNNNNNNNNNNNNNNNNNNNNNNNNNNNNNNNNNNNNNNNNNNNNNNNNNNNNNNNNNNNNNNNNNNNNNNNNNNNNNNNNNNNNNNNNNNNNNNNNNNNNNNNNNNNNNNNNNNNNNNNNNNNNNNNNNNNNNNNNNNNNNNNNNNNNNNNNNNNNNNNNNNNNNNNNNNNNNNNNNNNNNNNNNNNNNNNNNNNNNNNNNNNNNNNNNNNNNNNNNNNNNNNNNNNNNNNNNNNNNNNNNNNNNNNNNNNNNNNNNNNNNNNNNNNNNNNNNNNNNNNNNNNNNNNNNNNNNNNNNNNNNNNNNNNNNNNNNNNNNNNNNNNNNNNNNNNNNNNNNNNNNNNNNNNNNNNNNNNNNNNNNNNNNNNNNNNNNNNNNNNNNNNNNNNNNNNNNNNNNNNNNNNNNNNNNNNNNNNNNNNNNNNNNNNNNNNNNNNNNNNNNNNNNNNNNNNNNNNNNNNNNNNNNNNNNNNNNNNNNNNNNNNNNNNNNNNNNNNNNNNNNNNNNNNNNNNNNNNNNNNNNNNNNNNNNNNNNNNNNNNNNNNNNNNNNNNNNNNNNNNNNNNNNNNNNNNNNNNNNNNNNNNNNNNNNNNNNNNNNNNNNNNNNNNNNNNNNNNNNNNNNNNNNNNNNNNNNNNNNNNNNNNNNNNNNNNNNNNNNNNNNNNNNNNNNNNNNNNNNNNNNNNNNNNNNNNNNNNNNNNNNNNNNNNNNNNNNNNNNNNNNNNNNNNNNNNNNNNNNNNNNNNNNNNNNNNNNNNNNNNNNNNNNNNNNNNNNNNNNNNNNNNNNNNNNNNNNNNNNNNNNNNNNNNNNNNNNNNNNNNNNNNNNNNNNNNNNNNNNNNNNNNNNNNNNNNNNNNNNNNNNNNNNNNNNNNNNNNNNNNNNNNNNNNNNNNNNNNNNNNNNNNNNNNNNNNNNNNNNNNNNNNNNNNNNNNNNNNNNNNNNNNNNNNNNNNNNNNNNNNNNNNNNNNNNNNNNNNNNNNNNNNNNNNNNNNNNNNNNNNNNNNNNNNNNNNNNNNNNNNNNNNNNNNNNNNNNNNNNNNNNNNNNNNNNNNNNNNNNNNNNNNNNNNNNNNNNNNNNNNNNNNNNNNNNNNNNNNNNNNNNNNNNNNNNNNNNNNNNNNNNNNNNNNNNNNNNNNNNNNNNNNNNNNNNNNNNNNNNNNNNNNNNNNNNNNNNNNNNNNNNNNNNNNNNNNNNNNNNNNNNNNNNNNNNNNNNNNNNNNNNNNNNNNNNNNNNNNNNNNNNNNNNNNNNNNNNNNNNNNNNNNNNNNNNNNNNNNNNNNNNNNNNNNNNNNNNNNNNNNNNNNNNNNNNNNNNNNNNNNNNNNNNNNNNNNNNNNNNNNNNNNNNNNNNNNNNNNNNNNNNNNNNNNNNNNNNNNNNNNNNNNNNNNNNNNNNNNNNNNNNNNNNNNNNNNNNNNNNNNNNNNNNNNNNNNNNNNNNNNNNNNNNNNNNNNNNNNNNNNNNNNNNNNNNNNNNNNNNNNNNNNNNNNNNNNNNNNNNNNNNNNNNNNNNNNNNNNNNNNNNNNNNNNNNNNNNNNNNNNNNNNNNNNNNNNNNNNNNNNNNNNNNNNNNNNNNNNNNNNNNNNNNNNNNNNNNNNNNNNNNNNNNNNNNNNNNNNNNNNNNNNNNNNNNNNNNNNNNNNNNNNNNNNNNNNNNNNNNNNNNNNNNNNNNNNNNNNNNNNNNNNNNNNNNNNNNNNNNNNNNNNNNNNNNNNNNNNNNNNNNNNNNNNNNNNNNNNNNNNNNNNNNNNNNNNNNNNNNNNNNNNNNNNNNNNNNNNNNNNNNNNNNNNNNNNNNNNNNNNNNNNNNNNNNNNNNNNNNNNNNNNNNNNNNNNNNNNNNNNNNNNNNNNNNNNNNNNNNNNNNNNNNNNNNNNNNNNNNNNNNNNNNNNNNNNNNNNNNNNNNNNNNNNNNNNNNNNNNNNNNNNNNNNNNNNNNNNNNNNNNNNNNNNNNNNNNNNNNNNNNNNNNNNNNNNNNNNNNNNNNNNNNNNNNNNNNNNNNNNNNNNNNNNNNNNNNNNNNNNNNNNNNNNNNNNNNNNNNNNNNNNNNNNNNNNNNNNNNNNNNNNNNNNNNNNNNNNNNNNNNNNNNNNNNNNNNNNNNNNNNNNNNNNNNNNNNNNNNNNNNNNNNNNNNNNNNNNNNNNNNNNNNNNNNNNNNNNNNNNNNNNNNNNNNNNNNNNNNNNNNNNNNNNNNNNNNNNNNNNNNNNNNNNNNNNNNNNNNNNNNNNNNNNNNNNNNNNNNNNNNNNNNNNNNNNNNNNNNNNNNNNNNNNNNNNNNNNNNNNNNNNNNNNNNNNNNNNNNNNNNNNNNNNNNNNNNNNNNNNNNNNNNNNNNNNNNNNNNNNNNNNNNNNNNNNNNNNNNNNNNNNNNNNNNNNNNNNNNNNNNNNNNNNNNNNNNNNNNNNNNNNNNNNNNNNNNNNNNNNNNNNNNNNNNNNNNNNNNNNNNNNNNNNNNNNNNNNNNNNNNNNNNNNNNNNNNNNNNNNNNNNNNNNNNNNNNNNNNNNNNNNNNNNNNNNNNNNNNNNNNNNNNNNNNNNNNNNNNNNNNNNNNNNNNNNNNNNNNNNNNNNNNNNNNNNNNNNNNNNNNNNNNNNNNNNNNNNNNNNNNNNNNNNNNNNNNNNNNNNNNNNNNNNNNNNNNNNNNNNNNNNNNNNNNNNNNNNNNNNNNNNNNNNNNNNNNNNNNNNNNNNNNNNNNNNNNNNNNNNNNNNNNNNNNNNNNNNNNNNNNNNNNNNNNNNNNNNNNNNNNNNNNNNNNNNNNNNNNNNNNNNNNNNNNNNNNNNNNNNNNNNNNNNNNNNNNNNNNNNNNNNNNNNNNNNNNNNNNNNNNNNNNNNNNNNNNNNNNNNNNNNNNNNNNNNNNNNNNNNNNNNNNNNNNNNNNNNNNNNNNNNNNNNNNNNNNNNNNNNNNNNNNNNNNNNNNNNNNNNNNNNNNNNNNNNNNNNNNNNNNNNNNNNNNNNNNNNNNNNNNNNNNNNNNNNNNNNNNNNNNNNNNNNNNNNNNNNNNNNNNNNNNNNNNNNNNNNNNNNNNNNNNNNNNNNNNNNNNNNNNNNNNNNNNNNNNNNNNNNNNNNNNNNNNNNNNNNNNNNNNNNNNNNNNNNNNNNNNNNNNNNNNNNNNNNNNNNNNNNNNNNNNNNNNNNNNNNNNNNNNNNNNNNNNNNNNNNNNNNNNNNNNNNNNNNNNNNNNNNNNNNNNNNNNNNNNNNNNNNNNNNNNNNNNNNNNNNNNNNNNNNNNNNNNNNNNNNNNNNNNNNNNNNNNNNNNNNNNNNNNNNNNNNNNNNNNNNNNNNNNNNNNNNNNNNNNNNNNNNNNNNNNNNNNNNNNNNNNNNNNNNNNNNNNNNNNNNNNNNNNNNNNNNNNNNNNNNNNNNNNNNNNNNNNNNNNNNNNNNNNNNNNNNNNNNNNNNNNNNNNNNNNNNNNNNNNNNNNNNNNNNNNNNNNNNNNNNNNNNNNNNNNNNNNNNNNNNNNNNNNNNNNNNNNNNNNNNNNNNNNNNNNNNNNNNNNNNNNNNNNNNNNNNNNNNNNNNNNNNNNNNNNNNNNNNNNNNNNNNNNNNNNNNNNNNNNNNNNNNNNNNNNNNNNNNNNNNNNNNNNNNNNNNNNNNNNNNNNNNNNNNNNNNNNNNNNNNNNNNNNNNNNNNNNNNNNNNNNNNNNNNNNNNNNNNNNNNNNNNNNNNNNNNNNNNNNNNNNNNNNNNNNNNNNNNNNNNNNNNNNNNNNNNNNNNNNNNNNNNNNNNNNNNNNNNNNNNNNNNNNNNNNNNNNNNNNNNNNNNNNNNNNNNNNNNNNNNNNNNNNNNNNNNNNNNNNNNNNNNNNNNNNNNNNNNNNNNNNNNNNNNNNNNNNNNNNNNNNNNNNNNNNNNNNNNNNNNNNNNNNNNNNNNNNNNNNNNNNNNNNNNNNNNNNNNNNNNNNNNNNNNNNNNNNNNNNNNNNNNNNNNNNNNNNNNNNNNNNNNNNNNNNNNNNNNNNNNNNNNNNNNNNNNNNNNNNNNNNNNNNNNNNNNNNNNNNNNNNNNNNNNNNNNNNNNNNNNNNNNNNNNNNNNNNNNNNNNNNNNNNNNNNNNNNNNNNNNNNNNNNNNNNNNNNNNNNNNNNNNNNNNNNNNNNNNNNNNNNNNNNNNNNNNNNNNNNNNNNNNNNNNNNNNNNNNNNNNNNNNNNNNNNNNNNNNNNNNNNNNNNNNNNNNNNNNNNNNNNNNNNNNNNNNNNNNNNNNNNNNNNNNNNNNNNNNNNNNNNNNNNNNNNNNNNNNNNNNNNNNNNNNNNNNNNNNNNNNNNNNNNNNNNNNNNNNNNNNNNNNNNNNNNNNNNNNNNNNNNNNNNNNNNNNNNNNNNNNNNNNNNNNNNNNNNNNNNNNNNNNNNNNNNNNNNNNNNNNNNNNNNNNNNNNNNNNNNNNNNNNNNNNNNNNNNNNNNNNNNNNNNNNNNNNNNNNNNNNNNNNNNNNNNNNNNNNNNNNNNNNNNNNNNNNNNNNNNNNNNNNNNNNNNNNNNNNNNNNNNNNNNNNNNNNNNNNNNNNNNNNNNNNNNNNNNNNNNNNNNNNNNNNNNNNNNNNNNNNNNNNNNNNNNNNNNNNNNNNNNNNNNNNNNNNNNNNNNNNNNNNNNNNNNNNNNNNNNNNNNNNNNNNNNNNNNNNNNNNNNNNNNNNNNNNNNNNNNNNNNNNNNNNNNNNNNNNNNNNNNNNNNNNNNNNNNNNNNGTACCACCAGTGCCACTGGTACCACCCGTGCCACCAGTACCACCAGCGCCAACATTGCCACCATTGCCACCAGTACCACCAGTGCCAACATTGCCACCAGCGCCACCGGTAACACCAGTGCCACCAATGCAACCAGTGTCACCAGTGCCACCAATGCAACCAGTGCCACTGGTACCACCAGTGTCAACGttgccaccagcaccaccagtgccaccagtacCACCAGTACCACCAGTGTCAACGttgccaccagcaccaccagtgccaccagcaccATTGGCACCACTAGTGCCACTGGTACCACCAGTGCCAACATTGCCACCAGCGCCACCGGTAACACCAGTGTCAACGTTGCCACCAGTCCCTCCAGTGCCACCATTGCCACCAGCACCACTGGTACCACCAGTGCCACCAATGCAACCAGTGCACCGGTACCACCAATGCCACCAttgccaccagcaccaccagtgcCACCGGTACCACCCATGCCACCAGTACCACCAATGCCACCATTGCCACCAGTACCACCAGCGCCAACATTGCCACCATTGCCACCAGTACCAATGCAACCAGTACCACCAGTGCAACTAGTGCCACCATTGCCACCAGTGTCACCAGTGTCACCAGTGCCACCATTGCCACCAATGCAACCAGCGCCACCAGTGCCACCATTGCCACCAATGCAACCAGCGCACCGGTACCACCAGTGCCAACAttgccaccagcaccaccagtgccaccagtgccacTGGtaccaccagtgccaccagtgccaACATTGCCACCAATGCAACCGGtaccaccagtgccaccagtgtcACCAGTGCCAACATTGCCACCGGCACCACCAGTACCACCAGCGCCACTGGtaccaccagtgccaccagtgcctTACCTTGAGGATAGCGATGCAGTGGGACACCAGacccctgtggagaaggaggagggcgTGAACCCGGGTGGACCCTCCTGTCCTTGtcccccccgtcccgtcccccccccacctgcccaccccccgtgtcccccactCTCCTTGGGGACATTCCCAATTGAGGACCGTCTCCTCTTGGCACCACGCCTTGGCGACCCCCACATCTCTGCCCCCTGCGTCCCACGCTGGGGGGGATGTTGGCACTGCGCGGGGGTCCCCAGCGGCGAtggcgggggacacgggggacactgccgggggggggggacacaggcttACGAGGCGTCCTCCACCCAGTCCTCGTTCTCCAGGATGGCCTCGATGTGGGGGTTGGTGATGACCACGTCATCCAGCTCCAGCTCCGAGGGCTCCGAGGCCGGCTCCGTGCTCCCCATCAGGTCCACGATGGGTCTGTTgggggggacaatggggacatccctggggggCGGGGTGTCCTCCTCCTCGGGCCACCTCCTgggacttccccccccccgccccagctcttcccagtaCCCTGCTGATGCTGGATGCGTCCCCAGCACCGTCCCCTTCATGATGGTGGACGTGTCCCCACCATTGCCCACGGCGTTTGGGgtccctccccgcgccccccacccccctcgcccggtggggacggggacgctgccacccccgggggggggggggggggtgactcACTTGGTGTCATAGTGGTGCCGCAGGTCCTTGGGGTGGCAGTACCGCTGCCGGCACACCACCACCAGCGCCACCAAGGACGCCAGGAAGATGGTGGCCAGCACCCCGATGGCCACGATGACGACGGTCTCCATGGCTGGTCCCCACCGccggagggggggcgggggggggggggctcaggcgGCCGGTGCCATCGTGGCACGGCGGGCTCTGCGGGGACAAGGGGACAAGGGAGGGGTCAGGAACCCCGCCGATGCTCTGCCCCCTCCGCCAGACCCCAAAATGCCCGGCCAGGACCCAGTGTCACCCACAGATGGACTTCAGAGGCGGtgtcacctggggggggggggcacggggacagcAGGGGGGCACTC
This sequence is a window from Rissa tridactyla isolate bRisTri1 chromosome 19, bRisTri1.patW.cur.20221130, whole genome shotgun sequence. Protein-coding genes within it:
- the TMEM98 gene encoding transmembrane protein 98, with product METVVIVAIGVLATIFLASLVALVVVCRQRYCHPKDLRHHYDTKPIVDLMGSTEPASEPSELELDDVVITNPHIEAILENEDWVEDASGLVSHCIAILKVRHWWHWWYQWRWWYWWCRWQCWHW